TTCGGAAAACCTGTTGAGATTCAGGAGTTTGGAATATATTCTACAAATGTTAGTATTCTATTTGCCAAGAGCGGTCTACCACCGTTTTTATACACAAAGTTACTTGGTATAAGTTCCTACTTCATGAAGAATATATGGGATGCATTTGTAAAAGATAGAATAAACACGCTGATCGTAAGCGGAGTGTTTACGGAAAAGCAGTTACAAAGAACACTTTCCGAACTTTTTTCGAAAGTAGAACCTACTAGAAACAAAATGAATGACTTCGTAAAAGCTGTAGAACAAGGTGGAGAATATTACATTTTACTTTCAAGATTTATAACATCTCCATCACTTTTAGCAAATGAAGCTAACAAAAAAGTTATTGAAAGAAAGATAATAATAATGAACAGTCTATGTTTTGAATTTTTGAACACATTTAAAGATATATTTAAGGGTATCTACAAAATTCTTGAGTTTATATCTGATGATATATACGCTCCATTCCCAAAAACTGTAACAAACATACACAGGATAGGTGGACCAAATAACAAAGATTTTATAGAAGGGCTTGAAAAATCTATTGAAAAACTTAACGCATTCTCTTCGCTTATAAACTTATTTATTGAGGAGTAATATGACGCTCAAAGATATATTAGGGGACGTAATTGGTTTTACTGACAATGAAAATATTCAAAACTTTGAGAGCATTGGATTAACTGATCATATATCTAACGATCAAGTATCTTCTGATCATACATCTACCATAGGAATACCTAACATAACCACAGAACCTAAGTTTACCCCTGAGAAAGTTATTTTTTTTGACAGTGTAATAAGGTCTGATTTCACCGCAATTACAAAATCTCCATCTTTATTAGTATCGTTTATAACAGTAGCGTTAGGTTACACTGAAGCAGAATACAATAGCAATAAACCTATCGAATTAAATAATTCTACTACTTTCGAAGTTAAACGATATCTTGTTGCATCTAAAAGCTCTCTGAAAAATAGATCCTATGAAAAAGAAATACTACTTCGAAATAATGTGAGGTATGAGATACACACCGTAGATACAAATTTCTTGACCGTTAGTGATATTTGGGAAGGATACATTTTAAGAAGTTTACTTCCAGAAGTCGAGAAAAATTTTGTAATCGAAAAAATATTTAACAAACTCAACTCTAGCACGATCCTTATAAAGGATGGAAACTTGTTTTCAATTAATATTGATAAACATAAAGACATCAATATTTTCGGACATGTAAAAAACTTTAATGTGCCGAAACAATTCCTTGAAGGAGAAACATTCAAAAAACTCTCTGAGGGAAGTATCCCAAGCTCCGAAATTTACAAACACCAAGATGGTCCAGACGTTATTTATTATTGTTATGCTAATCTATGTAATAGTAATCAAAAACACAGAAAATCGGGTATTTTCAATCTTTCGAGAATTGACATGAAATGTTCCCAAAAGGATAATAAAGAAATATTAGATAGGTTTAATTTCATACTAAAGTACTTTATTAAATTAACATCTGTATTTTCTGATAGTCCTAGATTTCCTCAAAACCTGCCTATGATTGAGTCACTTGAAAGGTTTTTGCGTACAACATCGGGAAATAGGGAACTAATAAAGCAGATAATAGTTGAAGAGATTTCAAGAATCAAATAATATTTGAAGAACTTTTAATGAAATAGTAATATCTCCTAGTGAATCAGGACTCAACTATACAAAAAACATACTATATCTTGTCCAACAGTTCTTTAGCCTTTTCAGTCCAAGGATTTTTGTAGAAATCCCTAACCATCTTGTCATACATCTTTCTTGCTTGATCGTATTCCTTTATCTGAACATAGCAGAAAATTGTATAATACATAGCCTTAACAACTATATCTTTAAAATCCTTATATATGTATATAACCTTTACATACTCTTTCCAAGCTCTACTATAGTCTCCGTTTATTCTCAAAATCTCTCCAATTTCAAATTGTGCCATAGCAGATGTTTCATTATATACTTGTTCAGTTATCTCTTGTAAAAGATTTATTGCTTTTTGGTAATCTCTTTGAGACTTATAAATCATAGCAAGTTCAAATTTTGCTCTTGATGCAGCATCTTTATCTTTAGATTTTGAGATACTTTCAAGTGAAGATATAATCTCATCAATACTTTTTTCTTGTCTTTGTTGTTGAAGTTGCTGAGAAGGCTGTCTTGGTTGCGAAGGTTGCTGAGATGTAGCTTTATCATCTCTTTGAATTGATGCTATCCTAGAAAGTCTTATAACTGCTTCGTTATATTCAGGAGAGTTACGATATTGATTAACTATCCTTTGATAATAGTTTCTAGCTTCTTGAAATCTTCTCTGATTTACCATTATGTCTCCAAGAGTAAGAAGTACACTTGGAACTCTACTGCTACTTGAGTTATTAACAAATTGATTGAATATATTCAAAGCATCATCAGTTCTTTTAGCATTGAAATATGCCCATCCACCCCAAAAGTATGCTTCATCAACAAGTACCCTGTCATCAGAATTTCTAAATATAAAAACAAACTCATCTCCCGCTTCTTTGTACTTCTCAACACTATACAAATACTCTGCATATCTGTATATGTACTCATAAGACTTTGAAACGTTTGTATAATTCTTCTTCAGCTCAGAAATATACCTTAAAGTCTTATTGTCATCTTTTAGCTTAATAGTCAAATCGATTATTCTACCTATTGCCTCTACCGTATGATTTGTCAATCCTCTTATTTGCGTTAGAGTTAGTAACTCTTTTTCTACTGTTTCGAGAGCCAATTTCAAATTCCCTGACTTCTCATAAAATAAAGAAATGTAATTATAGTATCTCACTTTCTGCAAATCAGGTATATCTTTCATAAGTACTAATCTTCTCAAGGTATCAACTGCCTTAGAATAATCTCCCTTACCATCATAAGCCCAAGCTAAAACTTCACTCAAATGTTCATAAATTCCTATTTCTGTTGTTGTGCCTATATAGTTTGAAACTAAAGATATAGCATCATCAAACTTCTTATCCCTAACATAAATCCACCCAAGATTTATAACTCCTGAAAGTATATATTTCTTATCTTTGCCTGTACTTATAAGTATATCGTAATACCTACGCGCTTCATCATTCCTCTTAAGTCTCTCATATGAAACCCCTATCAGATAGTTTGCCCTATCCCTATACTTATCAGAGTTGTAGTTTGATATAAGATCATTGTAGAACTTTATAGCCAACGTATAGTTTTCAGATAGAAAATGTGAATATGCTATTCCTTCTATAGCATCCTCTTTAAGAGTTTTATCAGAAACCTGTGAATAAGAAGATATTGCAAACTTATAATTTCCCGCGTTCAAGTGAGCCTCACCCAAAGCAAAATAAACAAAACTTGTAGTATACTCATCACTTGAATTATCTAGAAGTAACTTGAAATTCAAAACAATAAAATCGTACTTCCCCCTCCTTATAAGTAACCTCAAAAGTTCAACTACAGCATCATTCTTTACATCGCTAGAAATAGTTTGATTCGTAACCATAGATAACAATATCTGCTCTGATGTCTCAGGATCTCTCGTTTGAAGTGTTACAGCATATTTTAGCAGTACATCAAAGTTGTTTGTATATTGAGATAGAATCGAAACGCTATCTTCTAATTTACCTTGAGAATAAAGTAAGTCTGACAACTCTATAACACTTTTAGTTGAATACTTACCTCCCTGAGATATCGACATTCTAAAGTACCTAACAGCATTATCTATATCACCCAAAGTATAATATATTTTAGCCACGTTGTATGTTGCTTCATTTACAATATCTCTGATAGCAGGATCAGAACTTACAGAAAACTCATCTATAAGCTTAGTAAACGATAGTATTGAGTTCTGATATTGTCCTATAATCATTGATGAAACTCCAGAATTAAACATAGCATATGGCCTCAAATAAGACTGAAACTCAGCACTACGTGAGAAATATAACGAAGCATCGTAAAGTAAGTTAGTTTGAACTTGAGTTGTATTACCTTTTTGGAATAATATCTTACCTATTGTGTAAAAAACATCAGAGATGTACTTTGAATTAGGAAATAACCTTTCAAAATCCTTAAATCTAACATAAGCATTATCAAGGTTACCATCATCAAAATATATTTTGGCTATTCTATACTTTATGTCCTCAATTATAGGAGCATTCGAATAAGTTTTCTCTGCATCTATTAGTATTTCAACAGCTCTCTGGTTATTAGTAATCAGACTGTAAGATAAACCCATATAATAAGCAGAAAATGGTGCATCTTCATCAACAGGATAATTTCTTAAATAATTCTCAAACGTCCTTATAGCACTTCTATAGTCACCTATATCGAATAGAATTCGACCTTTTACATACACAACCTTAGGAAAAAACTTAATATACCTATACTTCCCTTCTATAAGGGAAATAGTCTTCAAAGCATCATTATATTTCTTCTGAAAGTATTGAGACAGAAGTAAGTAATAAAGGGCATCCTGAAAGTATCTACTATTAGGATACTGCTCTACAATAACTTTAAATTGCGACTCAGATACCATATAAAGCTCATCTTTAAAAGCCCCAATACCAACTCTGTAAAGATTCTCATCGTTTGAATATGAAACTGAAACTAAAGTCAACAAAACTATTACAAAAAACAATAACTTAGCAATACCATTACTCATAGTCACCTCTTATCCAATATCTTTCAACAAATAAAATTTAAATAAACCATCAACCTTTACAAAACCAAATAAATCATCACAATCCACTGAAAAGTCTAAAAGATTATTTCCATCCATTTTATCAAGGAATGGCATTTTAAATCACACATAAATTTAACAAAGTACATACCATAATTTCAAACTCTTTTTAAATACTCCTTAAAGTTCTTTAGCTCTGTAGAAAATAAAACAATCCTAAACTAAATCTATGTAAAAGACAACAAGTTCTTATAGGATAATCATACACCAAAACACTCTATAAATCACACAAAATACTTAACTTCTTATGTTTACCATCTAATTTCATAGCCAATAAACAAACGTAATGGCCAACAATAAACTCAAATTTCTTTTATAATTCCGATTATATTTGTATGTACAGCTTAGTTAATCTATCGAGAAAGGTAGAGCTACAAAGTAGTGAAGTAATAAACAACAAACCATTAGATGACGCTAAAGCCTTAGAAAGGGAAATAGCCAACTCCAAAAACCAAGAAAAACTGAAAGAAGTTTCAGAAGAGTTTGAGGCTATATTTGTAAACATAATGCTTAAGGAGATGCGGAAAAGTATCAACGAAACAGGATTCCTAAAAGGCTTCAGAGAAGACATATTTAGAGACTTACTTTATTGGGAATACTCAAAACTCATATCTAAAAATACAAACCTAGGTATAGCAGAAAAAATACAAGAACTCTATAAAAGCAACCTGTAATTATCTAGATTTTACTATCATAACAGACGATATATTCTTAGTATCGATAGCAGGTTTAACCACTAACTCCTGAAAGCTACTTCTTTCTCTTCTCTTCGACAATATTACAGTACCTATTAGTAATCCACCAGGATAGTTTAAACTCTTTGAGAAAGTATAAACTTTTTCTGTTCCTATCCTAACACTTACATTGTCAGGTATAAATTTCACAGTAGCTGTACCATTTAATTTACCGTTTCCATACAAAATTCCAACTTCCTGAGATGATTCAAGCATAACACCTACATTGATATTGGGTGAATATATAGTCTCAATTACACTTGAGGTCAAATAAACTTCTCTAACTATACCTACTAGTGCTATGTTACCCCCAAAGTACGCAATAACCGGCATATTCTTGACTATACCATTAACTATTCCTTTATCAACTATTATCGTTTCTTCTGCTGAATCAAAACCGGAAGATATTACATTAGCTACTTCAACTTTGTAAGTCAAAGATTGAACGACATTTAGCATTATCGATAATTTCTTGTTTTCAGTTTCATAGTAATCAACTAGAGCAGATTTCTTTCTCAATTCCTCATTTTCTCTCTCAAGCCTCGCTATCTTATCTTGACTTTTAGTAAAGTTTTCCCAAGAAGAGCCTAGAAACGAAATAGACTGTGATGCAACCTTAGAAATAAATATAAACGGTGTAAGAAGAGTATTACCTACAAACTTTATGGACATATTAACATATTGAGTAATTGACGTAAATATTAAGAAAACAATTGATATTGATAATACGATAATATAAACCAAAAATGGAGAAACAGTTTTTGATGTTTTTACATCTACCATAAACTTTATACTATTTGTCCTATCTTGTTCTTTCTCAAGAACTCGAGATACTTACCTGTACCTATTGCAACACAAGCCATAGGATTACTCGCTACAATCACAGGTATCTTCATATGATGTTGGAAAAATTTATCCATACCTTTGAGTAATGCTCCACCACCTGTCAATACTATACCTCTATCGACCAAGTCTGCCGATAACGCTGCAGGTGTTTCATCAAGAACCTGTTTTACAGCATCAAGTATTTCTTGAAGTGGTGGCTGCAGTGCTTCTCTTATCTCAGTACTATCAACCTTTATAGTTTTTGGCAATCCTGTAATTGTATCCCTTCCTTTAACTTCCATAGTCAAAACTTCTTGAAGAGGAGATGCACTTCCTATGGTTTTTTTTATCTCTTCAGCAATTGTTTCACCAATAAGCAGATTATGGTTTTTCTTAAGGTAATGGACTATAGCTTCATCAAACTTATCGCCACCTACCTTAATTGATTTTGAAACAACTATTCCACCTAAGGATATAACTGCTATTTCAGTAGTACCACCACCAATATCGATT
The DNA window shown above is from Brevinematales bacterium and carries:
- a CDS encoding rod shape-determining protein, yielding MAILGRVLDAFTNEVGVDLGTANTLIYVKGKGIVLSEPSVVSIETKTGNVIAVGYEAKRMLERTPGEIMAIRPMKDGVIADFEAVGKMLKYFLLKAQDKKLIKPTVVIGVPSGVTEVERRAVREAAELAGAAKIYLVEQSLAAAIGAELPISEPYGHMVIDIGGGTTEIAVISLGGIVVSKSIKVGGDKFDEAIVHYLKKNHNLLIGETIAEEIKKTIGSASPLQEVLTMEVKGRDTITGLPKTIKVDSTEIREALQPPLQEILDAVKQVLDETPAALSADLVDRGIVLTGGGALLKGMDKFFQHHMKIPVIVASNPMACVAIGTGKYLEFLRKNKIGQIV
- a CDS encoding rod shape-determining protein MreC, translating into MVDVKTSKTVSPFLVYIIVLSISIVFLIFTSITQYVNMSIKFVGNTLLTPFIFISKVASQSISFLGSSWENFTKSQDKIARLERENEELRKKSALVDYYETENKKLSIMLNVVQSLTYKVEVANVISSGFDSAEETIIVDKGIVNGIVKNMPVIAYFGGNIALVGIVREVYLTSSVIETIYSPNINVGVMLESSQEVGILYGNGKLNGTATVKFIPDNVSVRIGTEKVYTFSKSLNYPGGLLIGTVILSKRRERSSFQELVVKPAIDTKNISSVMIVKSR
- a CDS encoding tetratricopeptide repeat protein → MSNGIAKLLFFVIVLLTLVSVSYSNDENLYRVGIGAFKDELYMVSESQFKVIVEQYPNSRYFQDALYYLLLSQYFQKKYNDALKTISLIEGKYRYIKFFPKVVYVKGRILFDIGDYRSAIRTFENYLRNYPVDEDAPFSAYYMGLSYSLITNNQRAVEILIDAEKTYSNAPIIEDIKYRIAKIYFDDGNLDNAYVRFKDFERLFPNSKYISDVFYTIGKILFQKGNTTQVQTNLLYDASLYFSRSAEFQSYLRPYAMFNSGVSSMIIGQYQNSILSFTKLIDEFSVSSDPAIRDIVNEATYNVAKIYYTLGDIDNAVRYFRMSISQGGKYSTKSVIELSDLLYSQGKLEDSVSILSQYTNNFDVLLKYAVTLQTRDPETSEQILLSMVTNQTISSDVKNDAVVELLRLLIRRGKYDFIVLNFKLLLDNSSDEYTTSFVYFALGEAHLNAGNYKFAISSYSQVSDKTLKEDAIEGIAYSHFLSENYTLAIKFYNDLISNYNSDKYRDRANYLIGVSYERLKRNDEARRYYDILISTGKDKKYILSGVINLGWIYVRDKKFDDAISLVSNYIGTTTEIGIYEHLSEVLAWAYDGKGDYSKAVDTLRRLVLMKDIPDLQKVRYYNYISLFYEKSGNLKLALETVEKELLTLTQIRGLTNHTVEAIGRIIDLTIKLKDDNKTLRYISELKKNYTNVSKSYEYIYRYAEYLYSVEKYKEAGDEFVFIFRNSDDRVLVDEAYFWGGWAYFNAKRTDDALNIFNQFVNNSSSSRVPSVLLTLGDIMVNQRRFQEARNYYQRIVNQYRNSPEYNEAVIRLSRIASIQRDDKATSQQPSQPRQPSQQLQQQRQEKSIDEIISSLESISKSKDKDAASRAKFELAMIYKSQRDYQKAINLLQEITEQVYNETSAMAQFEIGEILRINGDYSRAWKEYVKVIYIYKDFKDIVVKAMYYTIFCYVQIKEYDQARKMYDKMVRDFYKNPWTEKAKELLDKI
- a CDS encoding rod-binding protein, encoding MYSLVNLSRKVELQSSEVINNKPLDDAKALEREIANSKNQEKLKEVSEEFEAIFVNIMLKEMRKSINETGFLKGFREDIFRDLLYWEYSKLISKNTNLGIAEKIQELYKSNL